The proteins below are encoded in one region of Brassica napus cultivar Da-Ae chromosome A6, Da-Ae, whole genome shotgun sequence:
- the LOC106347442 gene encoding 30S ribosomal protein S9, mitochondrial — protein sequence MLSRLFQRSSNLRLATLVSSKSNSQIFSSFIRPLSTNSTGGGGNDNGNEGNRNDAPWSFSGVNDGKSDPFSSSGFGSPGGDGQWPREEPKRWNMKEEGDEKGVFGGNEGEVSNGFGDVKSSGWDVSSKPWDLKEEEEDDKVVFDTSGEMPVSFDDSLVNEEEERAKKQVFEREEKELTEVIKGPDRAFGDLIAKSGITDEMLDSLIALKDFQGVQGLPPLTEIENLRREKSSKKSSRAEIELQMQEEIAKARVRQVDEAGRAYGTGRRKCSIARVWIVPGKGKFLVNDKEFDVYFPMLDHRAALLRPLAETKTLGSWDINCTVTGGGTTGQVGAIQLGISRALQNWEPDMRTALRAAGFLTRDSRVVERKKPGKAKARKSFQWVKR from the exons ATGCTCTCTCGTTTATTCCAGAGATCTTCGAATCTCCGTCTCGCAACCCTAGTTTCTTCCAAATCCAACTCTCAGATCTTCTCCTCCTTTATCCGTCCGCTTTCCACCAACAGTACCGGCGGCGGCGGAAATGACAACGGGAATGAGGGTAATCGAAATGACGCACCGTGGAGTTTTTCTGGAGTAAACGATGGCAAGTCCGatcctttctcttcttctggATTCGGGTCACCTGGTGGGGATGGCCAATGGCCTAGGGAGGAGCCTAAGCGATGGAATATGAAGGAGGAAGGAGATGAGAAAGGCGTGTTCGGTGGTAACGAAGGTGAGGTGTCGAATGGCTTTGGGGATGTGAAATCCAGTGGATGGGATGTGTCCTCTAAGCCATGGGAtttgaaggaggaggaggaagatgatAAGGTCGTGTTTGATACCAGTGGCGAGATGCCTGTTAGCTTTGATGACAGCTTGgtgaatgaagaagaagagcgtGCCAAGAAGCAAGTGTTTGAAAGGGAAGAGAAAGAGCTCACTGAGGTTATCAAAG GTCCTGATCGAGCATTTGGAGACCTGATTGCAAAGTCCGGTATCACAGACGAAATGCTAGATAGTTTGATAGCCTTGAAGGATTTCCAAGGGGTCCAAGGGTTGCCTCCTCTGACTGAGATTGAAAACCTGCGACGTGAGAAGAGTTCTAAGAAGTCGTCAAGAGCTGAGATAGAACTCCAGATGCAAGAGGAGATTGCTAAAGCAAGGGTGAGGCAAGTGGATGAAGCTGGGAGAGCCTATGGAACCGGGAGAAGAAAATGCAGCATTGCCCGTGTTTGGATTGTTCCTGGCAAAGGAAAGTTCCTTGTTAACGACAAAGAGTTCGATGTCTATTTCCCTATGCTTGATCATCGTGCCGCTCTTCTCCGCCCGCTTGCTGAAACCAAAACCTTAGGCAGTTGGGATATTAACTGCACTGTTACTGGCGGTGGAACTACAG GTCAAGTTGGAGCTATTCAGTTGGGTATCAGTAGGGCATTGCAAAACTGGGAACCAGATATGCGGACAGCACTTCGAGCTG CTGGTTTTTTGACAAGAGACTCTCGAGTTGTGGAAAGGAAGAAACCTGGAAAAGCTAAGGCAAGAAAGAGTTTCCAATGGGTCAAGCGTTAA
- the LOC106347449 gene encoding signal recognition particle 9 kDa protein: protein MVYIVSWDEFVDRSVQLFRADPESTRYVVKYRHCDGKLVLKVTDNKECLKFKTDQAQEAKKMEKLNNIFFTLMARGPDVDLSEVTGKEPMETQPTKKGRGRKQ from the exons ATGGTTTACATAGTTTCGTGGGACGAATTCGTAGATCGATCTGTTCAGCTTTTCCGAGCTGATCCCGAATCT ACTCGGTATGTCGTCAAGTATAGACACTGCGATGGCAAGTTGGTTCTTAAGGTTACTGATAACAAAGAG tGTCTCAAGTTCAAGACAGACCAAGCACAAGAAGCcaagaagatggagaaactgAATAACATATTTTTCACACTCATGGCCAGAGGACCTGATG TTGATCTCTCTGAGGTCACCGGCAAAGAACCGATGGAGACGCAGCCAACCAAGAAAGGAAGAGGAAGGAAGCAATAA
- the LOC106347446 gene encoding mitogen-activated protein kinase kinase kinase 17-like — translation MAKITLRVVRKPNLMKKKHTSISVKEITKASFETALPKKPSADNVTLDGGRINSSSWVKLLLLGTGAYGSVYLGTSKSKTHHTGDRAIKTAEISHASSLMDEGRIMIRLQSPFIVRCYGDEIAREGYSTQYNLILEYCSGKTIADLIEDNHGELLESEAKVFARDVLSGLTYIHDRNIVHCDIKPDNLLLSPTAVRFRSTGYLTKIGDFGLAMEKGSVEYGNGYGHKRGTTRYMSPELIGHGFVDFGADVWAFGCTVLEMLSGATVWGEYGDLAFDDWVNLIGHSDRMPHVPAWLSKEALDFLSRCLERDVNKRWSTLELKNHPFVLL, via the coding sequence ATGGCTAAGATTACTCTGAGGGTCGTTAGAAAGCCCaacttgatgaagaagaagcataCTAGTATCTCTGTCAAAGAGATAACCAAAGCATCTTTCGAGACCGCCCTTCCGAAGAAACCTTCCGCCGACAACGTAACCCTAGACGGAGGCAGAATCAATTCGTCCTCGTGGGTTAAACTTCTCTTACTCGGAACAGGAGCGTACGGTTCGGTTTATCTAGGTACCAGTAAAAGCAAGACACACCATACAGGTGACAGAGCCATCAAAACCGCAGAGATTTCTCACGCTTCAAGCCTCATGGACGAAGGCAGGATCATGATCCGTTTACAATCTCCGTTCATTGTCCGTTGCTACGGCGACGAGATCGCACGCGAGGGCTACTCTACGCAATACAATCTGATTCTCGAGTATTGCTCTGGCAAAACCATTGCCGACTTGATCGAGGATAATCACGGCGAGCTTCTTGAGTCGGAGGCCAAAGTGTTCGCTAGAGATGTCTTGTCTGGTCTCACTTACATCCACGACAGAAACATCGTTCACTGCGACATCAAACCCGACAACCTCTTACTCTCCCCTACCGCTGTCCGGTTCAGGTCTACCGGGTACTTGACCAAGATTGGAGATTTTGGATTAGCTATGGAGAAAGGGTCGGTCGAGTACGGTAACGGATACGGCCACAAGAGAGGCACCACGAGGTACATGTCTCCGGAGCTTATTGGGCATGGCTTTGTGGACTTTGGAGCGGACGTGTGGGCCTTTGGATGCACGGTCTTGGAGATGTTATCCGGAGCAACAGTTTGGGGAGAATACGGTGATCTTGCCTTTGATGATTGGGTCAATCTCATTGGCCACAGCGATCGCATGCCTCATGTACCGGCTTGGTTATCCAAAGAAGCACTGGATTTCTTGAGCAGATGCTTGGAGAGAGACGTTAACAAGAGGTGGTCTACGCTTGAACTCAAGAACCATCCTTTTGTTCTGCTATGA